The Paenibacillus macerans genome includes a window with the following:
- a CDS encoding ABC transporter ATP-binding protein — translation MTALETLEISASHGMFSLREVSVVFPKGKMTAIVGPNGSGKSTLLKALSRLLGIRAGDIRMDGKPIPQYGTAEFARKLTMLPQSGAFLPNLTVRELVAYGRYPYKRLFRHHMNDEDRRIIDWAMTVTGTSGHADQLFHTLSGGEQQKVRIAMALAQKTDMLLLDEPTTYLDIARQLEILEHLKQINETFGITMVMVLHDLQQAARYCDYLVAMKQGAVVAEGAPQEMLTAAFFRGVYEIEARVKFEENELVVIPLYSISDKEENSR, via the coding sequence ATGACGGCCTTAGAGACACTGGAAATTTCCGCGAGTCACGGCATGTTTTCGCTGCGCGAAGTTTCCGTCGTATTTCCAAAAGGAAAGATGACGGCGATTGTCGGTCCCAACGGTTCCGGCAAATCCACGCTGCTGAAAGCTTTGTCCCGCCTGCTCGGGATCCGTGCTGGAGATATACGGATGGATGGCAAACCGATCCCTCAATACGGGACCGCCGAATTCGCGCGAAAATTAACGATGCTTCCGCAAAGCGGCGCGTTTCTTCCGAACTTGACCGTGCGCGAGCTTGTCGCTTACGGCCGGTATCCTTACAAACGCTTATTCCGGCACCACATGAACGATGAGGACCGGCGGATCATCGACTGGGCAATGACCGTTACGGGTACCAGTGGGCACGCGGATCAGCTTTTCCATACTTTATCGGGAGGTGAACAGCAAAAGGTACGCATCGCCATGGCGTTGGCCCAAAAAACGGATATGCTCCTGCTTGACGAGCCGACCACCTACCTGGATATCGCCCGTCAGTTGGAGATCCTGGAACATTTAAAGCAAATCAACGAAACCTTTGGGATTACGATGGTTATGGTGCTGCACGATTTGCAGCAGGCCGCCAGATATTGCGATTACCTGGTCGCTATGAAACAGGGGGCGGTTGTGGCCGAGGGGGCCCCGCAGGAGATGCTGACCGCAGCTTTTTTCCGGGGCGTTTATGAGATTGAAGCCAGAGTCAAATTTGAGGAAAACGAACTGGTCGTTATTCCTTTGTATTCCATTTCCGATAAGGAGGAGAACTCGAGATGA
- a CDS encoding ABC transporter ATP-binding protein: MEIKKVTFSYNRIHDHLRGISENIEQGKITTIIGPNGCGKSTLLGVISTNYVPNRGEIVLDGKRLNSYRPKELARRLAIVHQHNEAPDDLTVERLVRYGRLPYQGLLKSDREADEAAVNWALSCTNLEDKRQFLIGELSGGERQRVWIALALAQKSPFLCLDEPTTYLDIYYQMEVLELIRQLNVRHGLTILMVLHDINQAIRYSDKIIVMRNGEIVASGPPERVITKETVHAVYGVDVALRKDPEAGLYIVPVGI, encoded by the coding sequence GTGGAAATTAAAAAGGTCACTTTTTCGTACAATCGGATACACGACCACCTGCGCGGGATTAGCGAAAATATCGAACAAGGGAAAATCACGACGATCATCGGTCCGAACGGCTGCGGAAAGTCTACGCTGCTTGGCGTCATTTCCACCAATTATGTGCCGAACCGGGGAGAAATCGTGCTGGACGGAAAAAGGCTGAACAGCTACAGACCGAAGGAACTGGCGCGCAGGCTGGCGATTGTCCATCAGCATAACGAAGCGCCGGACGATCTGACGGTGGAGCGGCTGGTGCGATACGGCAGGCTGCCTTATCAAGGGCTGCTGAAATCGGATCGCGAGGCGGACGAGGCGGCTGTGAACTGGGCTTTATCATGCACGAATTTGGAAGATAAGCGGCAGTTCCTGATCGGGGAGCTTTCCGGCGGGGAGCGGCAACGGGTTTGGATTGCGCTGGCGCTGGCCCAGAAGTCGCCGTTTCTGTGCCTGGATGAGCCCACGACCTATCTGGACATTTATTACCAGATGGAAGTTCTGGAATTGATCCGGCAGCTTAATGTCCGGCACGGGTTAACGATTTTGATGGTCTTGCACGACATCAATCAGGCGATCCGGTACAGCGATAAAATCATCGTGATGAGAAACGGGGAAATCGTGGCCTCGGGGCCGCCGGAACGGGTGATTACCAAAGAAACCGTCCATGCGGTTTACGGAGTGGATGTTGCGTTGCGGAAAGATCCCGAAGCGGGATTATACATCGTTCCCGTCGGAATTTGA
- a CDS encoding FecCD family ABC transporter permease: protein MNKITWSFITVTALLLAMAVYSAVTGSLQAGPWELVQGLFTGTNEKVEIIRDLRLPRIIIAVFSGAALAVAGVLFQAVMRNPLADAGVIGISSGAGFSSLILVTLLPQWFFWSPLFAFLGGVVACALVFLLSWKSGLSPIRIILVGVAVNAMFSGLNEAFLTICSYLQTGLSAEAASYTAYISLKTWDDVRIMLLYGSLGLVASLCLSTWCNLLSLQDKTVHNLGLNVTNARLIISAVAVFLAAVTTAVAGVIAFVGLLIPHIARRLVGSDHRALIPFSALAGALLILSADTLGRTLVPPNELPSSIIMSVIGGPVLILLLRKGGRVRGN, encoded by the coding sequence ATGAACAAAATAACTTGGAGTTTCATAACCGTGACTGCGCTTCTGCTGGCTATGGCGGTATATTCTGCCGTTACAGGGAGTTTGCAGGCGGGGCCATGGGAACTCGTGCAGGGCCTGTTTACGGGAACGAACGAAAAGGTTGAGATTATCCGGGATCTGCGGCTGCCCCGGATCATTATCGCCGTTTTTTCGGGAGCGGCCCTGGCGGTCGCAGGCGTTCTGTTTCAGGCGGTGATGCGCAATCCGCTGGCGGATGCGGGCGTGATCGGCATTTCCTCGGGCGCGGGGTTTTCATCCCTCATTTTGGTGACATTATTGCCCCAGTGGTTTTTCTGGTCCCCGTTATTTGCTTTTTTGGGTGGCGTTGTCGCTTGCGCCCTTGTCTTTCTCCTTTCATGGAAGTCCGGGCTCAGCCCGATCCGGATCATTCTGGTCGGCGTTGCGGTGAATGCGATGTTCAGCGGCTTAAACGAAGCTTTTCTGACGATTTGCAGCTATCTGCAAACCGGGCTGAGCGCCGAAGCCGCTTCCTATACCGCTTATATTTCACTCAAAACCTGGGACGATGTCCGCATCATGCTGCTTTACGGAAGCTTGGGGCTTGTGGCCTCGCTGTGCCTCAGCACCTGGTGCAATCTTTTGTCGCTTCAAGATAAAACGGTGCACAATCTCGGCCTGAACGTCACAAACGCCCGTCTGATCATCTCGGCCGTCGCCGTATTCCTTGCCGCCGTGACAACGGCCGTGGCCGGAGTCATCGCCTTTGTGGGGCTGCTGATTCCCCATATTGCGCGCAGATTGGTCGGCTCCGATCACCGGGCGCTGATTCCGTTTTCCGCGCTTGCCGGAGCGCTGCTGATTTTGTCCGCCGATACGCTCGGAAGAACGCTGGTGCCGCCCAACGAATTGCCGTCCTCCATCATCATGTCGGTGATCGGCGGGCCTGTTTTAATACTTTTGTTGAGGAAGGGCGGGCGAGTCCGTGGAAATTAA
- a CDS encoding NEAT domain-containing protein — MNKLFSKSAAAVFAIAVLLLSLFPQAPARAASDLADGVYSIDYSILKDGTTQASVMETYVEKPGTLTVENGVQYMSFTLKQSKEITSFQVEQDGALQETVTLSTYEEGNTRDIQFKVDDLSATLNGYVTIEWPEFNYFNSYDVDLAFDTDSITLISGGDPDDTPSTGNPDDGPTDGTPDNPGDDDPSTGTPPDDSAPDDALADGKYSIGYTILKDGTAETSVMDGYTVKPGTLTVKDGVQYVSFTLKQSKEITSFQVEQNGALQETVTLSTYEEGNTRDIQFKVDDLSAALNGYVTIAWPEFNYFNSYDVDLKFDTDNITPIDNGGNPGGNPSTGNPPVVNPPVVNPPVVNPPEGPIDPDNLANGKYTIMFKFLKYGTSSPSVMDGYVQHPAILEVSGSNYYIYMTFKQSEEITGFKVGDEEVNTVGTDETANTRVVKFRVDNLKEIADAWVKIEWPEYNYFNSYDVQIQFYPDSIGELDAADDFTLLNGTMVTPVAKQDFVLKDGKYSIGYTILKKGTLETAEIDEYVVHPGMLAVQDGKQMVSFEMKQSKEIVSFKTKQNGTLTETKTLSEDKVNNTRVVGFEAANLSSALDAWVKIKRPEGYFSEYDVQVKFDVDSIAPLSAAGNAIKPDNTEHTEEATAAAPVASPQSRNFTDTEGHWAKENIARAAGLGIVTGYADGSFRPDISASRSELAVMLSRALQLDSREPSLPFADKNSLPGWSQEGIGRAVSAGIISGYEDGTFRPQARVTRTETTVMIVRALNGAEGNAGKPGFKDVSEIPEWALPQVSAAARLGLVQGGPQQLFAPNAQITRAEAVTLILNMLDTQNQS, encoded by the coding sequence TTGAACAAGTTGTTTAGTAAATCGGCGGCAGCCGTTTTTGCGATTGCAGTTTTATTGTTATCCTTATTCCCTCAAGCCCCGGCTCGTGCGGCGTCCGACCTGGCTGACGGAGTGTACAGCATCGATTACTCGATTTTGAAGGATGGTACGACCCAAGCCTCGGTCATGGAAACATATGTGGAGAAGCCAGGGACGCTGACCGTGGAGAACGGGGTGCAGTATATGTCGTTTACGCTCAAGCAAAGCAAGGAAATTACGAGCTTTCAGGTTGAGCAGGACGGCGCGTTGCAGGAAACCGTTACACTCAGTACTTATGAAGAGGGGAATACGCGGGACATCCAGTTTAAAGTCGACGATTTATCGGCGACGCTGAACGGTTATGTCACCATCGAATGGCCGGAATTCAACTATTTCAACTCCTATGATGTTGATCTGGCGTTTGACACGGACAGTATTACGCTTATTTCGGGCGGTGATCCGGATGACACCCCATCCACCGGCAACCCGGATGACGGTCCAACGGACGGCACTCCAGACAATCCAGGGGATGACGATCCGTCAACGGGTACCCCGCCGGATGACTCTGCACCGGATGACGCATTAGCGGACGGAAAGTATAGCATCGGCTATACGATCTTGAAGGACGGCACGGCGGAAACGTCGGTCATGGACGGGTATACGGTGAAGCCGGGGACGCTGACGGTGAAGGACGGCGTGCAGTATGTATCGTTTACGCTCAAGCAAAGCAAGGAAATTACGAGCTTTCAGGTTGAGCAGAACGGCGCGTTGCAGGAAACCGTTACGCTCAGTACTTATGAAGAGGGGAATACGCGGGACATCCAGTTTAAAGTGGATGATCTATCGGCGGCGTTAAACGGGTACGTTACCATTGCATGGCCGGAATTCAACTATTTCAACTCCTATGATGTCGACCTGAAGTTTGACACGGACAACATTACGCCGATCGATAATGGCGGAAATCCGGGCGGCAATCCGTCGACCGGGAATCCACCGGTTGTCAATCCACCGGTTGTTAATCCGCCAGTTGTCAATCCGCCGGAGGGTCCCATCGATCCAGACAATTTGGCAAACGGAAAATACACCATCATGTTCAAGTTTTTGAAATACGGAACGAGTAGTCCATCCGTGATGGACGGGTACGTGCAGCATCCCGCGATTTTGGAAGTAAGCGGAAGTAATTATTATATCTACATGACTTTTAAGCAAAGCGAAGAAATTACCGGTTTTAAAGTCGGGGACGAGGAAGTTAATACGGTCGGCACCGATGAAACGGCGAATACGCGGGTCGTGAAATTCAGAGTGGATAACCTGAAAGAAATCGCGGATGCCTGGGTTAAGATCGAATGGCCGGAGTACAATTACTTCAATTCGTATGATGTGCAGATTCAATTTTATCCGGATTCGATCGGCGAGCTTGACGCAGCTGACGACTTTACCCTTTTAAACGGGACCATGGTAACACCCGTTGCCAAACAAGATTTCGTGCTGAAGGACGGAAAATATTCTATCGGTTATACCATCCTGAAGAAAGGTACTCTGGAAACCGCAGAGATCGACGAATACGTCGTACATCCCGGTATGCTTGCGGTGCAGGACGGCAAGCAGATGGTCTCTTTTGAGATGAAGCAGAGCAAGGAAATCGTCAGCTTTAAAACGAAACAAAACGGAACTTTAACCGAGACTAAGACGTTAAGCGAGGATAAAGTGAACAATACGCGAGTTGTCGGGTTTGAAGCCGCGAATTTATCGAGCGCGCTCGATGCCTGGGTGAAAATCAAGCGGCCCGAAGGCTACTTTAGCGAGTATGATGTGCAAGTCAAGTTTGATGTGGACAGCATTGCTCCGCTATCCGCCGCAGGGAATGCCATTAAACCCGATAATACGGAGCATACCGAGGAAGCAACAGCAGCTGCACCGGTTGCCTCTCCGCAGTCCAGGAACTTTACGGACACGGAAGGCCATTGGGCCAAGGAAAATATCGCCCGGGCCGCTGGTTTAGGCATCGTTACGGGTTATGCGGACGGTTCTTTCCGCCCTGATATCAGTGCAAGCAGATCGGAATTGGCGGTAATGCTCAGCCGGGCGCTGCAGTTGGATAGCAGGGAACCCTCCTTGCCGTTTGCCGATAAGAACAGCCTTCCCGGGTGGAGCCAGGAAGGAATAGGCCGGGCCGTTAGCGCGGGGATCATTTCCGGTTATGAAGACGGAACGTTTCGCCCGCAAGCAAGAGTAACCCGTACGGAAACGACCGTCATGATCGTCCGCGCCTTAAATGGCGCCGAGGGCAACGCAGGCAAACCCGGCTTTAAAGACGTCAGCGAGATACCGGAATGGGCACTTCCGCAAGTCTCCGCTGCCGCCCGGCTAGGTTTGGTGCAAGGAGGACCGCAACAGTTGTTTGCGCCGAACGCTCAAATAACGCGCGCTGAAGCGGTTACTCTGATTCTTAACATGCTGGATACGCAAAATCAGAGCTGA
- the isdC gene encoding heme uptake protein IsdC — protein sequence MKHQSTISPLRVAAFLTCAFLLAILLFTSRAQAASVLRDGTYTIDYTVLKAENDSVSMANDYWEKPATVHVKDGKMQVEVTLNHSAWITEYKAPSGSGFADVEVVKEDPAADTRLVRFPVADLTVPLESKIHVTVESVDYDHDYTIRLSFDEDSLKESESAASSKAEASVDKGNSPSPGSAAAVPEKPASERTGKSAALNNAGDETGDSASETGSGDREIPNPKTGDRTPVLALILLFIVSSVFVFRQVLTAERNKK from the coding sequence ATGAAGCATCAAAGCACTATTTCGCCGCTTCGAGTTGCTGCGTTTCTTACCTGCGCGTTTTTGCTGGCAATTTTGCTGTTCACAAGCAGGGCTCAGGCCGCATCCGTCCTCCGGGACGGTACATACACGATCGATTACACGGTGTTGAAAGCGGAAAATGATTCGGTGTCGATGGCAAACGATTATTGGGAGAAGCCGGCAACGGTGCATGTCAAGGACGGGAAAATGCAGGTCGAAGTAACGCTGAACCACAGCGCATGGATTACGGAATATAAGGCGCCTTCAGGCAGCGGGTTTGCGGATGTGGAGGTCGTGAAAGAAGACCCGGCCGCGGACACACGGTTGGTGCGTTTTCCGGTGGCCGATTTAACCGTTCCGTTGGAATCAAAGATTCATGTGACGGTCGAATCCGTCGATTACGACCATGACTATACGATTCGCTTAAGCTTTGACGAAGACAGCCTGAAGGAAAGCGAAAGCGCGGCGAGTTCAAAAGCGGAAGCTTCCGTGGACAAAGGAAATTCTCCATCTCCAGGCTCGGCAGCTGCCGTCCCGGAGAAGCCCGCGAGCGAACGGACCGGCAAATCGGCGGCTTTGAACAACGCAGGTGACGAGACGGGGGATTCCGCGAGCGAAACGGGCTCGGGCGACCGGGAAATTCCGAATCCGAAAACAGGAGACAGGACTCCGGTTTTGGCGCTTATTTTGTTGTTTATCGTTTCGTCGGTATTTGTTTTCCGGCAGGTGTTAACAGCCGAGAGGAACAAAAAATAG
- a CDS encoding FecCD family ABC transporter permease: protein MGRLKQAKRKYVLLILAPAALLMLIAYGLSYGSVPVPLSSVWQALTSESTAQYETIIVNLRLPRVLIAMLVGACLAASGSLLQGVMKNPLADPGIIGVTSGGGIAAIAGMLIFPEWSYMLPLIAFAGALITSLAVYLLSWDNGTSPFKIVLAGVAVNALLGAAMNAVMVMYSDRVQAVLPWLAGGLNGRSWAHLLFMLPYAAAGLLLSILAIKPANLLLLGDDASRLLGQRVELHRFALIALSSLLAGAAVSVAGLVGFVGLVVPHAVRMLAGEDYRFLLPLSILWGAALVLFADIAARSWFDPIELPVGVLLAGLGAPFFLYLLKKRRMM from the coding sequence ATGGGCCGGCTGAAACAAGCAAAACGGAAATATGTCCTGCTCATTCTTGCCCCGGCGGCCCTCCTGATGCTTATTGCTTACGGTTTGTCTTACGGCTCGGTCCCGGTTCCCCTCTCGTCCGTTTGGCAGGCGCTGACCTCCGAAAGCACGGCGCAATACGAGACGATTATCGTGAACCTCAGGCTTCCCCGCGTGTTGATTGCCATGCTGGTCGGCGCATGCCTTGCGGCATCGGGGAGCCTTTTGCAGGGGGTGATGAAAAATCCGCTGGCCGACCCGGGCATTATCGGCGTGACGTCGGGCGGCGGGATCGCGGCCATTGCCGGCATGCTGATTTTTCCCGAATGGAGCTATATGCTGCCGCTCATTGCGTTTGCCGGAGCGCTAATAACCTCCCTGGCTGTTTATCTGCTGTCCTGGGATAACGGCACCTCCCCGTTCAAGATCGTCCTGGCCGGGGTTGCCGTCAACGCCCTGCTCGGCGCCGCCATGAACGCGGTGATGGTGATGTACAGCGACCGGGTTCAGGCCGTGCTCCCCTGGCTGGCGGGAGGGCTGAACGGGCGAAGCTGGGCGCATTTGCTATTCATGCTGCCCTACGCGGCCGCAGGCCTTTTGCTCAGCATCCTGGCGATCAAGCCGGCCAATTTGCTGCTGCTCGGCGACGACGCAAGCCGTCTGCTGGGGCAACGGGTCGAATTGCACCGGTTTGCGCTCATTGCGCTTTCGTCGCTCCTGGCCGGCGCGGCCGTCAGCGTCGCCGGTCTGGTCGGCTTCGTTGGTCTCGTCGTGCCGCATGCCGTTCGCATGCTGGCCGGAGAGGATTACCGCTTTCTGCTGCCGTTATCGATCCTTTGGGGAGCGGCACTGGTCCTGTTCGCCGATATCGCGGCCCGCTCCTGGTTCGATCCGATCGAACTGCCGGTCGGCGTGCTGCTTGCCGGATTGGGAGCACCATTTTTCCTGTACCTGCTTAAAAAACGGAGGATGATGTAA
- the isdG gene encoding heme oxygenase, which produces MIIVTNTSQIKKGEAGKLIERFNKTGKVELMSGFLGLEVMLTENTKEYDEVTVSTRWNTKDDFHRWTQSDAFRESHSGRNSMPDYILNNKITFYEVKIVRDPIAVS; this is translated from the coding sequence ATGATCATCGTGACGAACACAAGCCAAATTAAAAAGGGAGAAGCCGGCAAACTCATCGAGCGTTTCAACAAAACCGGCAAGGTGGAATTGATGTCAGGTTTTCTCGGCTTGGAAGTGATGCTGACCGAAAACACGAAAGAATATGATGAAGTAACGGTCAGCACCCGTTGGAACACGAAGGATGATTTCCACCGGTGGACGCAAAGCGACGCCTTCCGCGAATCCCACTCCGGACGAAACAGCATGCCGGATTATATTTTGAACAATAAAATTACGTTTTACGAAGTTAAAATCGTCCGCGACCCGATCGCCGTTTCCTGA
- a CDS encoding NEAT domain-containing protein produces the protein MIKGLGKRFSALVLAGILSLLVIPAALAAVNLADGTYSVNYTVLKADSDTASMADTYFAKPATVVVENGEVYAQVQLNSSSWITKLEVEQGGTFVEAQTVSSNSAANTRVVQFPLEGLTSPTNAKITVSIPAIGYSGYYDIRLAFDESSAAAQ, from the coding sequence ATGATAAAAGGGTTGGGTAAACGGTTCTCCGCATTGGTGCTTGCCGGTATTTTGTCACTGCTGGTTATCCCGGCGGCATTGGCTGCCGTCAACTTGGCAGACGGGACTTATTCGGTAAATTATACAGTACTTAAAGCGGACAGCGATACGGCATCGATGGCCGATACCTATTTCGCCAAACCCGCTACTGTTGTTGTGGAGAACGGAGAGGTTTATGCGCAGGTTCAATTGAACTCTAGCAGTTGGATTACAAAGCTTGAGGTGGAACAAGGAGGAACGTTTGTGGAAGCGCAAACCGTCAGCTCAAACAGCGCCGCCAACACAAGAGTCGTTCAATTCCCGCTCGAAGGATTAACGAGCCCGACGAATGCCAAAATTACCGTTTCCATTCCGGCGATCGGATATTCCGGCTATTATGACATTCGCTTGGCTTTTGACGAAAGTTCGGCTGCAGCCCAATAA
- the isdE gene encoding heme ABC transporter substrate-binding protein IsdE, whose translation MRTAVGVICSLALLCLLWGCSSGQATEQTNQTGSAETASAEPKAADHRIVATTVAITEIMDALGVELIGIPTSSKELPERYAGVTEVGNPMNPNMEIIKGLAPTEVLSVTTLQYDLKPVFANAGIEAKFIDLTSLERMEQAILDLGEHYDRQKAAGALVASVDDKLKEIQAEVADRPAPTVLILLGVPGSYLVATEHSYIGDLVARLGGKNIVQDEKMEYLASNTEYLQQANPDIILRAAHGMPDEVVEMFNEEFQTNTVWKHFSAVQNGRVYDLEERLFGTTGNLAAAEALEELKAMMYP comes from the coding sequence ATGCGCACGGCCGTTGGCGTCATTTGCAGCCTGGCTTTACTGTGCCTGCTCTGGGGATGCTCATCCGGGCAAGCGACGGAGCAGACGAACCAAACGGGATCGGCCGAAACGGCTTCCGCCGAACCTAAGGCTGCCGACCACCGCATTGTCGCGACGACGGTTGCGATCACGGAAATTATGGACGCGCTTGGAGTGGAACTGATCGGGATTCCGACGAGTTCGAAGGAACTGCCCGAACGGTATGCAGGGGTCACAGAGGTTGGGAACCCAATGAATCCGAATATGGAGATCATTAAAGGACTTGCTCCAACGGAGGTGCTGTCGGTGACTACACTGCAATATGATCTGAAACCTGTATTCGCGAACGCCGGCATAGAAGCGAAGTTTATTGATTTAACCAGTTTGGAGCGGATGGAGCAGGCCATTCTTGATCTTGGCGAGCATTATGATCGCCAGAAAGCCGCCGGGGCGCTGGTTGCATCCGTGGACGATAAACTGAAGGAAATCCAAGCGGAAGTGGCGGATCGGCCTGCTCCGACGGTGCTGATTTTGCTTGGTGTTCCCGGCAGTTATTTGGTAGCCACCGAGCACTCTTACATCGGCGATCTGGTCGCTAGGCTCGGCGGAAAAAATATCGTTCAAGACGAAAAAATGGAGTATTTGGCCTCCAATACGGAGTATTTGCAGCAGGCCAATCCGGACATCATCTTGCGGGCGGCGCACGGGATGCCGGATGAAGTGGTGGAAATGTTCAATGAAGAATTTCAAACCAATACGGTTTGGAAACATTTCAGCGCTGTCCAAAACGGCAGAGTCTACGATCTGGAGGAAAGATTGTTCGGGACGACGGGCAACCTCGCCGCCGCCGAGGCGCTGGAGGAACTGAAGGCGATGATGTACCCATGA
- a CDS encoding ABC transporter substrate-binding protein — translation MLAAIWLSLSGCQAPGSHPLADSGEPSSAGAAVVIEDFAGRQITFDRVPQKIVALSGGDLNIAYALGGTIVGRPTVSETGGTSEPLPDSLKNAEQIGTTHEIDFEKIAMLAPDAVLGNAALNAQDAAVIGNLGSQMVLTTANSIADIKEQIRLFGQMLRQTERAEQLVADLDEQLAAYQAAVEEKDKPKALLVYGAPGTYMAALPNSLGGDILAYAGGANIAEDFPGLDKFPQYAQLNVERIAQANPQYIFIMTHGDAGKVKQGLLKELQQNEAWSGIDAVKHNRVEVLPGDLFGTNPGIRVTESVELLHSLLKGGTS, via the coding sequence ATGCTTGCCGCCATTTGGCTAAGTTTATCCGGATGTCAAGCACCGGGGTCCCATCCCCTTGCGGATTCGGGCGAACCCAGCTCGGCCGGGGCCGCGGTGGTGATCGAGGATTTTGCGGGAAGACAGATTACATTCGACCGGGTGCCGCAAAAGATTGTCGCCCTAAGCGGCGGGGATTTGAATATCGCCTATGCGTTGGGCGGGACGATCGTGGGGCGGCCGACGGTCAGCGAAACTGGCGGAACTTCAGAGCCTTTGCCGGATTCTCTGAAAAATGCGGAGCAAATCGGGACGACGCATGAGATCGATTTTGAAAAAATCGCCATGCTGGCGCCCGATGCCGTGCTTGGCAACGCCGCGCTGAACGCTCAGGACGCTGCGGTTATCGGGAACCTGGGCTCGCAAATGGTGCTGACCACAGCCAACTCGATCGCCGACATCAAAGAACAGATTCGGCTGTTCGGACAAATGCTGCGGCAGACCGAACGGGCAGAGCAACTGGTCGCGGACCTTGATGAGCAGTTGGCCGCCTACCAAGCCGCCGTGGAGGAAAAAGACAAGCCAAAAGCGCTCCTGGTCTACGGCGCTCCCGGCACATACATGGCCGCGCTGCCGAACTCGCTCGGCGGGGATATTTTGGCTTACGCGGGCGGCGCCAACATCGCCGAGGATTTTCCCGGACTCGATAAATTCCCGCAGTACGCCCAATTAAACGTTGAGCGGATTGCCCAAGCCAACCCGCAATATATTTTTATCATGACCCATGGCGATGCCGGCAAAGTCAAGCAGGGGCTGCTTAAAGAACTGCAGCAAAACGAAGCTTGGAGCGGGATCGACGCCGTCAAGCATAACCGGGTTGAAGTGCTTCCCGGAGATTTGTTCGGCACCAATCCAGGTATCCGGGTGACCGAATCGGTCGAGTTGCTCCACAGTTTGCTGAAAGGCGGAACCTCTTGA